ccacatcagcttcttcattttcctcaggaccatcttcctgtaaagtctgcagccatattctggctacatatgccgccatgcactgccaactgtccactgtggcagcatcagtgtcttctacttcctgaagctcctcatctgtttcttcatcttcctcaagttcttcctcctggatgggttctagccaagttctgcctcttTGTGACACTACAtactccacagcattccctgcacttctccctcctcctcccttaacctcctccacattcactcccacctcacatccattctcctcacctccatttagcatatccatcatactaataccagcctctgtcccctccatcacaaccctggaggccttcccctcaaatgttccccactctggtacctccacatattcctcactactctgcccccttacctcaccttccccctggcttgtccggtccttcctgactttcttttttttgttaaggtagcaagttttataaa
The sequence above is drawn from the Brienomyrus brachyistius isolate T26 unplaced genomic scaffold, BBRACH_0.4 scaffold39, whole genome shotgun sequence genome and encodes:
- the LOC125722512 gene encoding uncharacterized protein LOC125722512, whose amino-acid sequence is MEGTEAGISMMDMLNGGEENGCEVGVNVEEVKGGGGRSAGNAVEYVVSQRGRTWLEPIQEEELEEDEETDEELQEVEDTDAATVDSWQCMAAYVARIWLQTLQEDGPEENEEADVVFQQAEDADATTLVRFQCMVASEDRSQLLTIPEEGPEEEDETEVMKTDKTKEDADAAEKIYREEEVSFHVNAEDLSEDDTEKSHKKKKKKMKWCFFCCPLPFRRISKRQ